The proteins below come from a single Nitrosospira sp. Is2 genomic window:
- a CDS encoding PEP-CTERM sorting domain-containing protein, which produces MKIIRAFKVRGFILAAAFSAGLGFATSASAQARHSYLVDLNSKTVTDIGTLGGLSSYASGINDGGQVVGSSDTAGGTHAFITGPDGIGMRDLGTLGGTSSGAFGINEAGQVVGYSYLGGGMAAGGAYHAFITGPDGMGMRDLGTLGGSISSHAFGINDTGQVVGSSMSLTDQGGYNQHAFITSPNGMGMRDLGIVAGSYNEARGINDAGQAVGFYYGNTDAFSVHAFMTGPNGMGMRELDTLRGDASASGINDAGQVVGSAGGSVFSDQPGHAFITGPAGESMRDLGTLGGPGSYADYSYAFGINDVGQVVGTSSIGATCFACELRPISHAFITGPNGAGMIDLNSLVDLPGGVVLSSAAGINNMGQVIAIGIVPEPEIYALFLAGLALVGFVARRKKMGGEAFSLGQTSS; this is translated from the coding sequence ATGAAAATCATCCGTGCCTTCAAAGTCCGTGGCTTTATCCTCGCTGCCGCATTTTCTGCTGGTCTGGGTTTCGCCACCAGCGCCTCCGCACAAGCAAGACATTCTTACCTGGTCGACCTCAACAGCAAGACCGTAACTGATATTGGCACCTTGGGTGGTCTTTCCAGCTATGCTTCCGGCATCAATGACGGCGGGCAGGTAGTGGGTTCGTCTGATACGGCTGGAGGCACCCATGCTTTCATCACCGGCCCCGATGGGATCGGCATGAGAGACCTTGGCACCTTAGGTGGGACTAGCAGCGGTGCTTTTGGCATTAACGAGGCCGGCCAGGTGGTGGGTTATTCTTACCTGGGTGGAGGCATGGCGGCAGGAGGCGCCTACCATGCTTTCATCACCGGCCCCGATGGGATGGGCATGAGAGACCTTGGCACTTTGGGTGGTAGTATTTCCAGCCATGCGTTCGGCATCAACGACACGGGGCAGGTGGTCGGTTCGTCGATGAGTCTGACTGATCAAGGTGGTTATAACCAACATGCTTTTATCACAAGCCCCAACGGGATGGGTATGAGGGATCTTGGTATTGTGGCGGGCTCTTACAACGAGGCTCGTGGCATCAACGATGCGGGGCAGGCGGTGGGATTTTATTATGGAAACACGGACGCGTTCAGCGTCCATGCTTTCATGACAGGCCCCAACGGAATGGGCATGAGAGAGCTTGACACTTTGCGTGGTGATGCTAGCGCTTCTGGCATCAACGACGCAGGGCAGGTCGTAGGTTCCGCGGGCGGTTCTGTTTTTTCTGACCAGCCTGGCCATGCTTTCATCACCGGACCCGCCGGAGAGAGCATGAGAGACCTGGGCACTTTGGGCGGTCCTGGCAGCTATGCTGATTACAGCTATGCTTTCGGCATCAACGACGTCGGGCAGGTGGTGGGGACGTCCTCCATCGGGGCCACTTGCTTCGCCTGCGAGCTGCGGCCGATTTCCCATGCATTCATCACGGGCCCTAACGGGGCAGGCATGATCGACCTCAATTCGCTAGTTGATCTGCCTGGTGGGGTGGTTCTATCCTCAGCCGCTGGCATCAATAATATGGGACAGGTCATCGCAATCGGAATCGTCCCAGAACCGGAGATTTATGCGCTTTTTCTTGCAGGCCTAGCCCTTGTCGGGTTTGTCGCGCGGCGAAAGAAGATGGGTGGGGAAGCTTTTAGCCTGGGGCAGACTTCTAGTTGA
- a CDS encoding SOS response-associated peptidase family protein, translated as MNEPIFMADLTNFRMYTHQTVEFGFVIVTEDSGAGMVDVHDRRPVVLQPDDARRWMNPETPVEEAANIAQTRSIPRKSSCGGGGWTGR; from the coding sequence GTGAATGAGCCTATTTTCATGGCTGACCTAACAAATTTTCGCATGTACACTCATCAAACTGTTGAGTTCGGGTTTGTGATTGTCACAGAAGATTCAGGAGCGGGAATGGTAGACGTTCATGACCGTAGGCCGGTGGTGTTACAACCGGACGACGCGCGGCGATGGATGAATCCAGAAACACCGGTTGAGGAAGCCGCGAATATCGCGCAGACAAGATCAATACCACGGAAGAGTTCATGTGGTGGTGGAGGGTGGACAGGGCGGTAA
- a CDS encoding BON domain-containing protein: MKTVKLLASVFMIGTLLAPVAGFAADHDSDSSVGEFVKDSVITSKIKTKLAAEKDVSATSISVDTDRNGVVVLSGTARSQAEIDKAHSIAHSVEGVTKVKNHIKIKKDH; this comes from the coding sequence ATGAAAACAGTTAAACTTTTGGCGAGTGTGTTTATGATCGGGACATTATTAGCGCCTGTTGCGGGCTTTGCCGCAGATCACGACTCTGATTCAAGTGTGGGCGAATTTGTCAAGGATTCGGTGATTACCAGCAAGATCAAAACCAAGCTGGCCGCCGAAAAGGATGTCAGCGCGACGAGTATCAGTGTTGATACAGATCGGAACGGTGTAGTAGTGCTGAGCGGCACAGCCAGAAGCCAAGCGGAAATTGATAAAGCGCATTCGATCGCGCACTCTGTTGAAGGTGTCACGAAGGTCAAGAATCACATAAAGATTAAGAAAGACCATTAG
- a CDS encoding glycosyltransferase family A protein, protein MMQPPYSPSVSVVIPTYEQAGFIGRALDSLQAQVLTDWEASVIDDGSRDATAEVVSKYLGDVRIRYYRLAKNQGLGHALNEGITKAKAPLIAYLPSDDVYYREHLHSLKTCIEIQPEAVLAYSGIRHHYNRQASGQIAGFSLQLVQCMHRKMAARWLERPEVESDDLERLYWGLLRPLGAFAASNSITCEWVSHPMQRHKIMQEPEGGINPFRSHYRVEEPLRFHTSVGHSIDEVDHYRRMRERPDTPPACDGLKILLVGELAYNADRVLALEEQGHRLYGLWMQNPHWYNTVGPVPFGHVEDLPRDNWRGAIKQLQPDVIYALLNWQAVPFAHEVLMATPGIPFIWHFKEGPFICLEKGTWPQLIDLHQYSDGQIFSSPEMRDWFDTIVPGLSLSKPTHVLDGDLPKRDWFDWPRTPLRSSTASEIHTVSPGRPIGLHPHHVVELARQGIHLHFYGEITHGQWLQWIEKTQAMAPGYLHLHPNVDQSRWTTEFSQYDAGWLHLFDSGNGGEIRRANWDDLNYPARLSTLAAAGLPMLQKANDGAVVATQTLAKQLGTGIFFDTMDDLATQLRDREQLQIIRERVWQQRDLFTFDYHVPKLVDFFRGVIGSASSKTERGRRLA, encoded by the coding sequence ATGATGCAGCCACCATACTCTCCATCGGTCAGCGTAGTGATTCCCACTTACGAACAAGCAGGGTTCATTGGCCGCGCGCTTGACAGCTTGCAGGCGCAAGTCCTCACTGATTGGGAAGCGAGCGTAATCGACGACGGCTCGCGGGATGCAACCGCGGAGGTAGTCTCCAAATACTTGGGCGACGTGCGCATCCGTTATTACCGACTGGCAAAAAACCAGGGGCTGGGCCATGCCTTAAATGAAGGCATTACCAAAGCGAAAGCGCCGCTTATCGCTTACTTGCCGAGCGATGATGTCTATTACCGCGAACATCTGCATAGTCTGAAGACATGCATCGAGATACAGCCGGAAGCCGTGTTAGCTTATTCCGGTATCCGCCACCATTACAATCGGCAAGCGAGCGGGCAGATTGCCGGATTTTCCTTGCAACTGGTCCAGTGCATGCACCGTAAAATGGCAGCGCGCTGGTTGGAACGCCCGGAAGTGGAATCGGATGACCTGGAGCGACTCTACTGGGGGCTGCTGCGGCCCCTCGGCGCTTTTGCCGCCAGTAACAGCATTACCTGCGAGTGGGTATCCCATCCGATGCAACGGCACAAGATCATGCAAGAGCCTGAAGGCGGCATCAATCCCTTTCGCTCGCACTACCGGGTCGAAGAACCGCTGCGCTTTCATACTTCGGTAGGCCATTCGATTGATGAGGTGGACCACTATCGAAGGATGCGCGAAAGGCCGGATACGCCCCCGGCCTGCGATGGACTGAAAATACTTCTGGTCGGCGAACTGGCGTATAACGCCGACCGCGTACTTGCACTGGAAGAGCAGGGGCACAGGCTGTATGGCTTGTGGATGCAGAATCCGCACTGGTATAACACCGTGGGACCGGTGCCTTTCGGACATGTCGAGGATTTGCCGCGAGACAACTGGCGCGGAGCGATAAAGCAGCTCCAGCCGGATGTTATTTATGCGTTGCTCAACTGGCAGGCCGTGCCGTTCGCACATGAGGTATTGATGGCGACCCCTGGCATTCCATTCATCTGGCATTTCAAGGAAGGGCCATTCATTTGTCTCGAAAAAGGAACTTGGCCCCAATTGATCGACCTGCATCAGTATTCGGATGGGCAGATCTTCTCAAGCCCGGAAATGCGAGACTGGTTCGATACCATCGTTCCCGGCCTGTCGCTGAGCAAACCAACCCACGTGCTGGATGGCGACTTGCCAAAGCGCGACTGGTTCGATTGGCCGCGCACACCACTGCGTTCCTCAACCGCCAGCGAGATTCATACCGTGTCGCCCGGCCGGCCAATCGGCCTCCACCCGCATCATGTGGTGGAGCTCGCAAGACAGGGCATTCATCTGCATTTTTACGGAGAGATAACCCATGGACAGTGGCTCCAGTGGATAGAAAAAACTCAGGCCATGGCGCCTGGGTATCTGCATTTGCATCCCAACGTAGACCAAAGCCGTTGGACTACAGAGTTTTCGCAATATGATGCGGGATGGCTACACCTTTTTGACAGCGGCAATGGAGGTGAAATCAGGAGGGCAAACTGGGATGACCTGAACTACCCGGCCCGACTCAGTACCCTCGCGGCAGCCGGGTTGCCGATGCTGCAGAAGGCAAATGACGGCGCAGTCGTCGCTACACAAACATTGGCGAAGCAGCTTGGCACCGGAATTTTTTTTGACACGATGGATGACCTTGCCACGCAGCTACGAGATCGTGAGCAGTTGCAAATCATCCGCGAGCGGGTTTGGCAGCAACGCGACCTTTTCACGTTCGACTACCATGTGCCAAAACTGGTTGATTTCTTCCGCGGAGTGATCGGTTCCGCATCCAGTAAAACGGAGCGGGGCCGGAGACTGGCATGA
- a CDS encoding N,N-dimethylformamidase beta subunit family domain-containing protein, with the protein MIHGYPAPAGVAPGESLVLHISTDAARFRVLFYRWGERLLLVHETSWLAGKYALPQSAADDWQWPPYEFKIPHHWPSAVYIAHLEESGGGRIDLANKSASALFIVSGKRRSKLLYKIPLATYHAYNCTGGGCFYINPPRSQDPAGAKLSLHRPGGGIGGETWGALDYYDMSSPRQTFAHWDARFIRWLLRNGYSPEFCTDFDIHADRDLCNRYRLLLSVGHDEYWSEPARDRVEDFVSKGGNVAFFGANLCWWRIHVVDDGTAIVCHQGGPHGAFDHWWPQTGAARPEDALTGVSYRNGGGWWDGPRHTEGFIVQDPEHWVFAGTGLSHGNSFGSNTSPPLVGYECDGAPLESFDGTAGLAVLSSNAHLTGTPSGFRVLAASLLDGDWQERPPREMYPAGAGIHAATMGIFARNGTVFTAGTTDWAQVLENAQDPHVDKITRNVINRLLDK; encoded by the coding sequence GTGATCCATGGCTATCCTGCCCCCGCAGGCGTGGCGCCCGGAGAATCTTTGGTGCTGCACATCTCAACCGACGCGGCTCGCTTTCGCGTGCTCTTCTACCGTTGGGGCGAGCGCTTGCTGCTCGTGCATGAAACGAGCTGGCTGGCGGGCAAATACGCGTTACCGCAAAGTGCGGCGGACGACTGGCAATGGCCGCCGTATGAGTTCAAGATTCCGCATCATTGGCCTTCAGCGGTGTATATCGCCCATCTGGAGGAATCCGGCGGGGGCCGTATCGATCTGGCAAACAAAAGCGCTTCAGCCCTGTTCATCGTGAGTGGCAAGCGACGCAGCAAGCTGCTCTACAAGATTCCGCTTGCTACCTACCACGCTTACAACTGCACCGGCGGAGGCTGTTTTTACATCAATCCGCCGCGGTCTCAGGACCCGGCGGGGGCGAAACTATCGCTGCACCGTCCGGGCGGAGGCATTGGGGGCGAGACCTGGGGCGCTCTCGACTACTACGACATGAGTTCGCCGCGCCAGACCTTTGCGCATTGGGATGCACGTTTCATTCGCTGGCTCCTGCGGAACGGATATTCACCGGAATTCTGTACTGATTTCGATATCCATGCGGATCGCGATCTGTGTAATCGTTATCGCCTTCTGCTCAGCGTTGGGCACGACGAATACTGGAGCGAGCCGGCGCGCGACCGGGTGGAAGATTTCGTATCGAAAGGCGGGAACGTCGCCTTCTTCGGAGCCAATCTCTGCTGGTGGCGCATTCATGTCGTCGACGACGGAACTGCGATCGTGTGCCATCAGGGGGGCCCTCATGGCGCCTTCGATCACTGGTGGCCGCAGACGGGCGCGGCGCGTCCTGAGGATGCGCTTACTGGAGTCAGTTACCGGAATGGGGGCGGCTGGTGGGACGGCCCACGCCATACGGAGGGATTTATCGTGCAGGATCCCGAGCACTGGGTATTCGCCGGGACCGGGCTGTCCCACGGTAATTCATTCGGCAGCAATACCTCGCCGCCGCTGGTCGGATACGAATGCGACGGTGCACCATTAGAGAGCTTCGACGGGACAGCCGGACTTGCCGTTCTTTCTTCAAACGCGCACCTCACAGGAACGCCATCCGGGTTTCGCGTCCTGGCCGCAAGCTTGCTCGATGGCGACTGGCAGGAACGCCCACCGCGTGAAATGTACCCGGCAGGCGCTGGCATTCACGCGGCAACCATGGGGATTTTCGCGCGAAACGGAACCGTGTTCACCGCCGGAACGACCGACTGGGCGCAGGTGCTCGAGAATGCCCAAGATCCTCACGTCGACAAGATCACACGCAACGTCATTAATCGGTTGCTCGACAAGTGA
- a CDS encoding carbamoyltransferase — protein MTDAPVVLGVNRTQDASICLMRGSQVVYAIQKERLTREKHHWGKLDDFRNIYMPHLPDLKRPIDVLVECYSSDTEIKNLSAYEQELAETLTISPDCRRARISHHLAHVYSVFHPSPFEEAAVMIIDGQGSPVSEFTEKWSGAKDVPSNWREVSSFYRSDRQHVECIGKQLWDRNERRLVGLGMFYFLLTQTIFPGEGNEGKVMGLAPHGDPDVLGLPPLDVDGAQVTIPMRWMETLRERERFRYTGGDRSRFTDAANLSAAGQRAFEEAVLEVARWLHHQTGAENLCFAGGTGLNCSTNDRLLRETPFQRVFIPPAPSDAGTSLGCAVYGLNELAGMRCDYRWENDYLGPEPQLADIEAALSEADDLIVEHIEGPADLCTRMVDLLCVPKVVALYHGRSEFGPRAVGHRSILGDPRHGHVRDWINSKVKEREWFRPLAPVVLLERAEEFFDIRRPSPFMQFAAPVQPQAAHIIPAVTHVDCTARLQTVGEHDDPFLRSLLQAFDARTGVPVVLNTSFNRKEEPIVETPAQALDSFRRTPMHALAMPPYLIRKRVEPEPVAPIP, from the coding sequence ATGACCGATGCACCAGTAGTACTTGGCGTGAATCGCACGCAGGATGCAAGCATATGCCTGATGCGCGGATCACAGGTGGTGTATGCGATACAAAAAGAACGGCTTACGCGGGAGAAACACCACTGGGGCAAGCTCGACGACTTCCGTAATATATACATGCCGCATCTTCCCGATCTGAAGAGGCCGATTGATGTCCTCGTTGAGTGTTATTCTTCGGACACGGAGATAAAAAATCTTTCCGCCTACGAGCAGGAGCTGGCTGAAACGTTGACCATCTCTCCCGACTGCCGCCGGGCTCGCATCTCGCACCATCTCGCACACGTCTATAGCGTATTCCACCCCTCCCCATTCGAGGAGGCGGCAGTAATGATCATCGATGGCCAAGGCAGCCCGGTTTCCGAGTTCACCGAGAAATGGAGCGGCGCCAAAGACGTACCCTCGAACTGGCGGGAGGTGTCCTCGTTCTACCGATCTGATCGCCAACACGTCGAATGCATCGGCAAGCAATTGTGGGATCGCAACGAGCGACGCCTGGTCGGGCTGGGCATGTTTTACTTCCTGCTGACACAAACGATTTTTCCGGGGGAAGGCAACGAAGGCAAGGTAATGGGCCTCGCCCCGCACGGCGATCCGGATGTGCTTGGCCTGCCACCACTCGATGTAGACGGTGCGCAAGTGACCATTCCCATGCGTTGGATGGAAACCCTGCGAGAGCGCGAACGCTTCCGCTATACCGGCGGCGATCGTTCTCGCTTTACGGATGCTGCCAATCTTTCTGCCGCAGGGCAGCGGGCGTTCGAAGAGGCCGTGCTGGAAGTCGCCCGTTGGCTTCACCACCAAACCGGTGCGGAGAATCTTTGTTTTGCGGGAGGTACCGGGCTTAACTGTTCAACCAATGACCGGCTGCTGCGGGAGACGCCTTTTCAGCGCGTCTTCATTCCACCAGCGCCGAGCGATGCCGGGACGTCGCTTGGGTGTGCAGTATATGGACTGAATGAGCTTGCGGGCATGCGCTGCGACTATCGTTGGGAAAATGACTATCTCGGACCTGAGCCGCAACTAGCGGACATCGAGGCTGCTTTAAGCGAGGCCGATGACCTCATCGTGGAGCACATCGAAGGACCTGCCGACCTGTGCACCCGAATGGTCGACCTGCTGTGCGTCCCCAAGGTGGTTGCGCTGTACCATGGGCGTAGCGAGTTCGGGCCCCGTGCGGTTGGCCATCGCAGCATTCTCGGAGACCCGCGCCACGGCCATGTTCGCGACTGGATCAACTCCAAAGTCAAGGAGCGCGAGTGGTTCCGCCCGCTGGCGCCGGTAGTGCTGCTTGAACGCGCGGAGGAATTCTTCGACATCCGCCGGCCCTCCCCCTTCATGCAATTCGCGGCGCCGGTCCAGCCGCAGGCAGCGCATATCATCCCTGCTGTCACGCATGTCGACTGCACGGCGCGGCTGCAGACCGTGGGCGAGCACGACGATCCATTCCTGCGCTCGTTGCTCCAGGCATTCGATGCACGCACCGGCGTTCCGGTAGTACTCAACACATCCTTTAACCGCAAGGAGGAACCCATCGTTGAAACACCGGCTCAGGCGCTGGACTCGTTTCGGCGGACGCCCATGCATGCGCTTGCGATGCCACCCTATCTGATACGTAAGCGTGTCGAACCAGAGCCGGTCGCCCCTATCCCGTAA
- a CDS encoding geranylgeranyl reductase family protein, protein MSRVYDVIVIGAGPAGCAAARTLAKSNLSVGLLDKAVFPRDKVCGDALIPDAYHALKKLGLIERVIDISCPVRGMRLTGFDGSNVLVRAAGACVPRLKLDELLLKSAIEAGAEFLSGHEFARIADEDGKTYCVEFFNGNDSVIARSAWVLLATGAAIKPIQQAGLLLRAESRSVAVRQYVRNERLAKDFNELVFAFDRTVKGGYGWVFPGPDAIFNIGIGFFGSAHKHSNPRRAYEGFVAQLPLARDLIRDGTILSPLTGAPLRTGLAGARFAKGGLMGIGECIGATFPLTGEGIGKAMETGMLAASAIIAQSSSGRGAVAEAYTQGIAGLQPKYDVYRKAEFMFSWPYLTNKLVTHADNSLYIRTKVEGLFNETTDPAFLLTLSGWRQILFGSGNEVQNVRQKDRIF, encoded by the coding sequence ATGAGTCGGGTTTACGATGTGATTGTCATTGGCGCGGGGCCTGCCGGTTGCGCGGCAGCACGCACCTTGGCCAAATCCAACTTATCCGTTGGCCTGTTGGATAAAGCGGTTTTCCCACGCGACAAAGTCTGCGGGGACGCGCTTATCCCCGACGCTTACCATGCACTAAAAAAACTCGGTCTCATTGAACGTGTGATCGATATCTCTTGCCCCGTCCGAGGAATGCGTCTGACCGGCTTCGACGGCAGCAACGTGCTGGTCCGGGCAGCAGGCGCGTGCGTGCCTCGTCTGAAACTGGATGAGTTACTGTTGAAGAGCGCGATTGAAGCAGGCGCGGAGTTTTTGTCTGGGCATGAGTTCGCTCGTATCGCTGACGAGGATGGAAAAACTTACTGTGTCGAATTTTTTAACGGCAACGATTCGGTCATTGCCCGATCAGCGTGGGTTTTGCTGGCAACAGGCGCCGCTATCAAGCCCATCCAACAAGCTGGCCTGTTGCTTCGAGCTGAGAGCCGAAGCGTTGCCGTTCGTCAGTATGTGCGCAACGAACGCTTGGCAAAGGATTTCAATGAACTGGTATTTGCCTTTGACCGTACCGTAAAGGGTGGCTATGGCTGGGTTTTTCCCGGTCCGGATGCGATATTCAACATCGGTATCGGCTTCTTTGGTTCAGCGCACAAGCACAGCAACCCCCGCCGAGCCTATGAGGGATTCGTAGCCCAATTGCCCCTGGCACGGGACTTGATTCGAGATGGCACAATCCTGAGTCCTCTTACAGGCGCGCCGCTTCGCACCGGCTTGGCTGGAGCGCGCTTCGCCAAAGGCGGCCTGATGGGTATTGGAGAATGCATCGGTGCGACTTTCCCGCTGACGGGCGAGGGAATTGGGAAAGCAATGGAAACAGGAATGCTTGCCGCCAGTGCAATCATCGCCCAATCCTCTTCGGGCCGCGGGGCGGTGGCGGAAGCCTATACTCAAGGCATAGCCGGTCTACAGCCCAAGTATGACGTTTATCGTAAAGCCGAGTTCATGTTTAGCTGGCCGTACCTGACCAATAAACTGGTGACGCACGCAGATAACAGTCTCTATATCCGCACCAAGGTTGAAGGATTGTTCAACGAAACCACTGACCCGGCCTTCTTATTGACGCTCTCGGGCTGGCGGCAAATTTTATTTGGTAGCGGCAATGAGGTGCAGAACGTAAGGCAAAAAGACAGAATTTTTTAA
- a CDS encoding Kazal-type serine protease inhibitor domain protein, with translation MKQQLRVLGVFAALMGSWAVVGPTGIIPVSQAEPVQPSKTIKTEYQYAAKVACSLLLPHQDGTLARGTYRTTVNIHNPTDKKVAVAAKVALATQFGSDPGPFGVTPFKEAVLQPDGAVGVSCFDIAGYFCPIDGVCVDFAFLEGFLVIKSPVPLDVVGVYTARHTDGEVESIDVETVQPRQIRETVNIGAAEPTKPGGGKRVDYPPKGSSAYGDKEPKQMCGGIAGFKCPAGKTCVDDPADDCDPTKGGADCSGICVSSPQAR, from the coding sequence ATGAAACAGCAGCTGCGCGTGCTCGGCGTTTTCGCCGCATTGATGGGTTCGTGGGCCGTGGTCGGTCCTACCGGGATTATTCCTGTATCCCAGGCAGAGCCCGTTCAGCCCTCAAAGACAATTAAAACGGAATACCAGTACGCGGCCAAAGTTGCTTGTTCGCTTCTGCTGCCACATCAGGATGGCACGTTGGCACGGGGGACGTATCGCACCACGGTCAATATACACAACCCGACGGACAAGAAAGTCGCCGTAGCCGCCAAGGTGGCGCTGGCGACGCAGTTTGGTTCGGACCCCGGTCCATTCGGCGTCACGCCATTCAAGGAAGCAGTGCTACAGCCGGACGGCGCGGTGGGGGTAAGCTGCTTTGATATCGCGGGCTATTTTTGTCCGATTGATGGGGTCTGCGTCGATTTTGCCTTCCTCGAAGGATTTCTGGTCATTAAAAGTCCGGTCCCATTGGACGTTGTAGGGGTTTACACCGCCCGGCATACCGATGGAGAAGTGGAATCCATCGACGTGGAAACGGTACAGCCGCGGCAAATTCGAGAGACGGTCAATATTGGAGCCGCAGAGCCCACCAAACCCGGGGGTGGAAAACGCGTCGACTACCCGCCCAAGGGCAGCTCCGCATACGGGGATAAGGAACCCAAGCAAATGTGCGGCGGAATCGCCGGGTTTAAATGCCCTGCCGGCAAAACGTGCGTGGATGATCCCGCGGATGATTGCGACCCCACTAAGGGCGGAGCCGACTGCAGCGGAATTTGCGTCAGCTCGCCTCAGGCCAGGTAG
- a CDS encoding transporter has translation MDENGLDYFIKRSTRNMCDCFLRFARMRFGKLLIAATFTAIAPKVGAADLEPRAYSNIPVGQNFIVAGYAFMNGGVGFSPAVPIKDAQLQVHNSIFAYARSLDIWGKSGKFDIIVPHAWFSGEALVAGEPRSRAVGGFSDPVVRLYVNLLGAPALSVKEFANYKQDTILGVSLAVSAPGGQYDDQRLVNIGTNRWYFKPEIGLSKALGPVTLELAASAYIFTDNNQPFQGRNLERDPLYAARGHLIYSFGSSGIWGSLDATFFTGARSTMDGRRNDDMQQTSRLGASLAFPINRQNSIKLYGSSVVSAQSGANLDIIGIAYQHRWGSGF, from the coding sequence ATGGATGAAAATGGGTTGGATTATTTTATCAAGCGCAGCACCCGGAACATGTGCGACTGCTTCTTAAGATTCGCGCGAATGCGGTTTGGCAAGCTATTAATAGCGGCGACTTTCACAGCGATAGCGCCGAAGGTGGGTGCAGCCGATCTCGAACCCAGAGCCTATTCCAATATTCCTGTCGGGCAGAACTTTATCGTTGCAGGTTACGCCTTTATGAACGGCGGCGTGGGATTCTCTCCGGCGGTGCCGATTAAAGATGCTCAACTACAAGTTCATAACTCCATCTTCGCTTATGCAAGGTCGCTTGATATCTGGGGAAAATCCGGTAAGTTCGACATCATCGTTCCTCATGCCTGGTTCTCTGGCGAGGCTTTAGTAGCAGGGGAGCCGCGAAGCAGGGCAGTCGGTGGATTTAGCGATCCTGTTGTTCGCCTTTACGTGAACCTCCTTGGAGCCCCGGCTCTTTCAGTCAAAGAATTCGCTAATTACAAGCAGGACACCATCTTGGGAGTGAGTCTGGCGGTTTCAGCACCAGGAGGGCAATACGATGATCAAAGGCTCGTGAATATCGGCACTAACCGCTGGTATTTCAAACCGGAGATTGGCCTGTCCAAGGCGTTGGGGCCCGTCACACTTGAGCTTGCTGCAAGCGCATATATTTTTACTGATAACAATCAACCTTTCCAGGGTAGAAACCTGGAGCGGGATCCGCTCTATGCTGCGCGGGGCCATCTGATCTACAGTTTCGGATCCTCCGGCATCTGGGGTTCTCTCGATGCGACGTTTTTTACCGGTGCCCGCTCAACGATGGACGGCAGGAGAAACGATGATATGCAGCAGACCTCGCGCTTGGGTGCGAGCCTGGCGTTTCCAATCAACCGTCAGAATTCTATCAAGCTCTACGGCAGCTCGGTTGTTTCGGCCCAAAGCGGAGCTAACCTCGATATTATCGGGATCGCTTACCAGCACCGGTGGGGGAGCGGTTTTTAA
- a CDS encoding pyruvate kinase, with protein sequence MENRQKPLGKVSKTTSSVRRKKDPHTDLLSELAELLHYLTIMESEASETLEKVDPRHRVSAANLIHYLGLRRRDVRPLQEKLAAAGLSSMGRAESHVLSNLKAIIILLEQALGQQGQQTLSSTMDSSAMGPALLETNTNDLLGKPPAQRRVRILVTLPGAAANDYLLIKDMLFQGMDCARINCAHDDPAVWSRLIRQIKRTRRETGRPCRILMDLGGPKLRAGKIGPGPAVLKWRPKRDAYGKATEPARIWVYPEGDASSRPAHAHA encoded by the coding sequence ATGGAAAACAGGCAGAAACCGCTTGGCAAGGTCAGCAAAACCACCTCATCCGTGCGGCGTAAAAAAGACCCTCATACTGACTTATTAAGCGAACTGGCCGAATTGCTCCACTATCTGACGATAATGGAAAGCGAAGCCAGCGAAACGCTGGAAAAGGTAGATCCGCGCCATCGCGTCAGTGCGGCAAATCTGATTCATTATCTCGGCTTAAGACGGCGCGACGTGCGCCCCCTGCAGGAAAAACTTGCAGCGGCTGGATTGTCGTCAATGGGGCGCGCGGAGTCCCATGTTCTAAGCAACCTCAAGGCAATTATTATTCTGCTGGAGCAGGCGCTTGGACAGCAGGGACAGCAAACGCTTTCTTCCACCATGGATTCTTCGGCGATGGGCCCCGCACTGCTGGAGACCAACACCAACGACTTGCTTGGCAAGCCCCCAGCGCAAAGGCGCGTGCGTATTTTGGTCACGTTGCCAGGCGCCGCCGCGAATGACTACCTCTTAATCAAGGACATGCTTTTTCAGGGCATGGATTGCGCGCGTATCAATTGTGCGCACGATGACCCTGCCGTCTGGTCGCGCTTGATCCGTCAAATCAAACGCACACGTCGTGAAACAGGGCGCCCCTGTCGTATCCTGATGGATCTGGGCGGCCCCAAACTGCGCGCCGGGAAAATCGGGCCTGGCCCGGCAGTACTTAAATGGCGGCCGAAACGCGACGCCTATGGAAAAGCGACGGAGCCCGCACGTATCTGGGTATATCCAGAAGGCGATGCATCCTCCCGCCCCGCACATGCGCATGCCTAG